Proteins from one Muntiacus reevesi chromosome X, mMunRee1.1, whole genome shotgun sequence genomic window:
- the LOC136154344 gene encoding pyruvate dehydrogenase E1 component subunit alpha, somatic form, mitochondrial-like, producing MTSLCRVAPPLSGSVRSGHLKETWIHLGCTPRLVGGSQLQPLPALHEEDARRRLSRVVGRRPKPGQIFEAYNMAALWKLPCIFTCENNRYGMGTSVERAAASTDYYKRGDFIPGLRVDGMDILCVREATKFAAAYCRSGKGPILMELQTYRYHGHSMSDPGVSYQTREEIQEVRSKSDPIMLLKDRMVNSSLSSVEELKEIDMEVRKEIENAAQFATADREPPLEEVGYHIYCNDPPFEVRGANQWIKFKSIS from the exons ATGACGTCGCTCTGTCGCGTCGCGCCGCCGTTAAGTGGAAGCGTCCGCTCAGGGCACCTGAAGGAGACTTGGATACACCTGGGCTGCACTCCTCGGCTCGTTGGAGGTTCGCAGCTGCAGCCACTGCCTGCGCTCCATGAGGAAGATGCTCGCCGCCGTCTCTCGCGTGTTGTCGGGCGTCGCCCAAAGCCG GGTCAGATATTCGAAGCTTACAATATGGCAGCTTTGTGGAAATTGCCTTGTATTTTCACCTGTGAGAATAACCGCTATGGGATGGGAACATCTGTGGAGAGAGCAGCAGCCAGCACTGATTACTACAAGAGAGGCGACTTTATTCCTGGGCTGAGG GTAGATGGAATGGATATCCTGTGTGTCCGGGAGGCCACAAAATTTGCAGCTGCCTATTGTAGATCTGGAAAG GGGCCTATACTGATGGAGCTGCAGACTTACCGTTACCATGGACACAGCATGAGCGATCCTGGAGTGAG TTACCAGACCCGAGAAGAGATTCAGGAAGTTAGAAGTAAGAGTGACCCTATCATGCTCCTCAAGGACAGGATGGTGAACAGCAGTCTCTCCAGTGTTGAAGAATTAAAG GAAATTGATATGGAAGTGAGAAAAGAAATTGAGAATGCTGCTCAGTTCGCTACTGCTGATCGGGAACCGCCTTTGGAAGAGGTCGGCTATCACATCTACTGCAACGACCCACCTTTTGAAGTCCGGGGTGCAAACCAGTGGATCAAGTTTAAGTCCATCAGTTAA